Proteins found in one uncultured Campylobacter sp. genomic segment:
- a CDS encoding tetratricopeptide repeat protein has product MKNKISVLALIAALSANFALAENFEITADDISRATKSCNKGDIKSCGALAQVYNYGWGVPQDLLKAAPLYVKACKGGDVESCVNLGILYQSGEGMPRDEAKAAELFDKACDDGHAIGCSNAGSAYIGGRGVRKDAIKGVGYYVRGYDMDIADSWLACLNLARLYEGRDNVKAVQYYKKACELSGKDRFMSSVAEHEKAWQSSCESYERLK; this is encoded by the coding sequence CGCTTATCGCGGCGCTTTCCGCAAATTTCGCGCTTGCCGAAAATTTTGAAATCACCGCAGACGATATAAGCCGGGCTACAAAATCCTGCAATAAGGGCGATATAAAGTCGTGCGGGGCGTTGGCGCAGGTTTACAATTATGGCTGGGGCGTGCCGCAAGATCTGCTAAAGGCTGCGCCGTTATACGTCAAAGCTTGCAAAGGCGGCGATGTGGAGTCGTGCGTAAATTTAGGCATTTTGTATCAAAGCGGAGAGGGGATGCCGCGCGATGAGGCGAAGGCGGCAGAGCTGTTTGACAAAGCCTGCGATGACGGGCACGCGATAGGCTGCAGTAACGCAGGCTCTGCGTATATCGGAGGCAGAGGCGTGCGCAAAGACGCTATAAAGGGCGTAGGTTACTATGTGCGCGGTTACGATATGGATATCGCGGACAGCTGGCTTGCGTGCTTAAATTTAGCGCGTCTTTACGAGGGCAGAGATAATGTTAAAGCCGTGCAATACTACAAAAAAGCCTGCGAGCTGAGCGGCAAGGATAGATTTATGAGTTCGGTAGCGGAACATGAAAAGGCATGGCAAAGCTCATGCGAAAGCTACGAAAGGCTTAAATAG